One segment of Rhodopirellula baltica SH 1 DNA contains the following:
- a CDS encoding Asp23/Gls24 family envelope stress response protein, translating to MTNPYAPSRASTDVERDDRVRQMRIQGLVLLLIGSIAGFVALWFIFSAFDLRRAFPDLTDRGPYADPDWPKTQMQWFVIWIGGASVLAILLLIAGYRRFAYARTKYRALTNT from the coding sequence ATGACCAATCCTTACGCCCCCTCGCGTGCGTCTACGGATGTTGAACGTGACGACCGCGTGCGTCAAATGCGCATACAAGGTCTGGTCTTGCTGTTGATTGGATCAATCGCGGGATTTGTGGCACTCTGGTTTATTTTCTCCGCGTTTGATCTTCGCCGCGCTTTTCCGGACCTTACGGACCGCGGCCCCTACGCTGACCCGGATTGGCCAAAAACTCAAATGCAATGGTTCGTGATTTGGATCGGCGGCGCGTCGGTTCTCGCAATCCTACTGTTGATTGCAGGCTATCGTCGGTTTGCCTATGCTAGAACCAAATACAGAGCGTTGACCAACACCTAG
- a CDS encoding integron integrase, which translates to MGTFSKPASAEQKQRWAKIWFQKLCQFHRRKTEPDWKFSADDVIAFLRSRRDAEVPAWKRMKIIEGLIQYRETIQRREVNDLLPLKKKMGEIILIEQAKTGGLDSIDDVVGKINPNEMDAIQEFRRSMRRAGLAIATERCYVRKLKAFMADRGLNCLADFDRIHACDVEAHLTDLAVDGNVSPSTQNQAFHSLLKFFELVLKREMGKIEAIRANKDSMAPTVMSPEEVGQVFEGLEGVYLVIAKLLYGCGMRISETHRLRVKDIDFANKQIEIRQSKGNKSRLVPMPDDLIEPLRRFVKTRDALHEHDLANGTASVYLPYALDRKYPSAHRELKWQYLFASHRLSRDPRTGRIHRHHLRATTFPTHLRRAVEQAGILKHVTSHTFRHCFATHLLWQGTDIRQIQQLLGHSDVKTTEIYTHVRNPHEAKVVSPLDRLVREEVAGIGCARAD; encoded by the coding sequence ATGGGAACGTTTTCGAAACCGGCGAGTGCCGAACAGAAGCAGCGTTGGGCGAAGATATGGTTCCAAAAGCTTTGCCAATTTCACCGGCGGAAGACGGAACCGGATTGGAAGTTTTCGGCCGATGATGTGATTGCTTTCTTGCGGTCACGTCGCGATGCGGAGGTGCCGGCTTGGAAGCGGATGAAGATCATCGAAGGCTTGATTCAGTACCGTGAGACGATCCAGCGTCGAGAGGTGAACGACCTGTTGCCGCTGAAGAAAAAGATGGGCGAGATCATCTTGATCGAGCAAGCCAAGACAGGCGGGTTGGATTCGATCGACGATGTGGTCGGCAAGATCAATCCCAACGAGATGGATGCGATTCAGGAGTTCCGTCGATCGATGCGTCGAGCTGGTTTGGCGATCGCGACCGAGCGTTGTTACGTGAGGAAGCTGAAGGCGTTCATGGCGGATCGTGGGCTGAATTGTCTGGCGGATTTCGACCGGATTCACGCTTGTGACGTGGAGGCTCACCTGACGGATTTGGCGGTCGATGGCAACGTTTCTCCGTCGACTCAGAACCAAGCATTTCATTCGTTGCTGAAGTTTTTCGAGTTGGTGCTGAAGCGTGAGATGGGGAAGATCGAAGCGATCCGTGCGAACAAGGATTCGATGGCCCCCACGGTGATGTCACCAGAGGAGGTCGGCCAAGTGTTCGAGGGACTCGAGGGCGTGTATCTGGTGATCGCGAAGTTGCTGTATGGTTGCGGGATGAGGATCAGTGAGACGCATCGGTTGCGGGTCAAGGACATTGATTTCGCAAACAAGCAAATCGAGATTCGTCAGTCCAAGGGCAACAAGAGCCGATTGGTTCCGATGCCAGATGATTTGATTGAACCGCTGCGGCGTTTTGTCAAGACTCGCGACGCACTGCACGAACATGATTTGGCCAACGGCACGGCCTCGGTGTATCTGCCGTATGCGTTGGACCGGAAGTATCCGTCGGCGCATCGTGAACTGAAGTGGCAGTATCTGTTTGCGTCGCACCGATTGTCACGGGATCCGAGAACCGGCCGCATCCACCGTCATCACTTGCGCGCAACCACCTTCCCGACTCACTTGCGACGCGCGGTGGAACAGGCGGGGATTCTGAAGCATGTGACGAGCCACACGTTTCGCCATTGTTTTGCGACGCATCTGTTGTGGCAGGGGACGGACATTCGCCAGATTCAGCAGTTGCTGGGGCACAGTGACGTGAAGACGACGGAGATCTACACGCATGTGCGGAATCCACATGAGGCGAAGGTGGTCAGTCCGTTGGATCGGTTGGTGCGGGAAGAGGTGGCGGGTATTGGTTGCGCTCGGGCCGACTGA
- a CDS encoding tyrosine-type recombinase/integrase, which translates to MERARCGLLEASFQEELFAGNSSTTPPEKETNMSKFSSNGSQDAPGSHFPESLRLRLSEDLHLTGKAKRTHDGYIRAVRQLSDFAGCSPDQVNEQHVRQFFLHLKNDRNFAYGSLRVAFSGIKFFFTHTCKRDWEIIKMLKLQNITTLPEVLTIEQVHELIGSATTQRMFVYFWTVYSLGLRLNEALHLQVSDIDAERGWVHVHRGKGAKDRYVPLPTTTVRLLRNYWASHRHPSFLFPADGRKHDLAKDGVSEATTPMSETAVQGAMKQITKNLRFGKKVSIHTLRHSYATHLLEAGVGLKVIQKYLGHSSLQTTMVYLHLTDTAEANAREEIERLFGSLPGSGE; encoded by the coding sequence GTGGAACGGGCGCGTTGCGGATTGTTGGAAGCATCCTTTCAGGAGGAGCTGTTCGCTGGGAACAGCTCAACAACTCCTCCTGAAAAGGAAACCAACATGTCCAAGTTTAGCTCAAACGGTTCGCAAGATGCACCTGGATCCCACTTCCCTGAAAGTCTTCGCCTGAGACTCTCCGAAGACTTGCACCTGACCGGCAAGGCCAAACGAACTCACGATGGCTACATCCGAGCGGTCAGGCAGCTCTCTGATTTCGCCGGTTGCAGTCCCGACCAGGTGAACGAGCAGCATGTGCGACAGTTCTTCTTACACCTGAAAAACGATCGCAACTTTGCTTATGGATCACTCCGCGTGGCCTTCTCGGGCATCAAGTTCTTCTTCACGCACACCTGCAAGCGTGACTGGGAAATTATCAAGATGCTCAAGCTCCAAAACATCACCACGTTGCCGGAGGTGCTGACGATCGAGCAGGTTCATGAACTGATCGGCTCAGCGACCACGCAGCGAATGTTCGTCTATTTCTGGACTGTCTATTCGCTGGGACTCCGACTCAATGAAGCGTTGCATCTGCAGGTCAGTGACATCGACGCCGAGCGAGGCTGGGTTCATGTCCATCGTGGCAAGGGAGCCAAGGACCGGTACGTGCCACTGCCGACGACGACCGTTCGACTTCTGCGAAACTACTGGGCCAGTCATCGACATCCAAGCTTTCTGTTTCCGGCAGATGGACGAAAGCATGACCTCGCCAAAGACGGCGTCAGCGAAGCGACGACCCCGATGAGCGAAACGGCCGTTCAAGGAGCAATGAAGCAGATCACGAAAAACCTCCGCTTTGGCAAGAAGGTCAGCATCCATACGCTACGTCATTCCTATGCGACGCACTTGCTCGAAGCGGGCGTGGGACTGAAGGTGATTCAAAAGTACTTGGGGCATTCTTCGCTGCAGACCACGATGGTCTATCTGCATCTGACGGATACGGCCGAAGCCAACGCTCGCGAAGAAATCGAAAGGCTGTTCGGTAGTCTACCTGGCAGCGGCGAGTAA
- a CDS encoding molybdate metabolism regulator, whose protein sequence is MTEHDPFNEPETAHPRARELMREPLFWDCVDEGAPFGSDEGSDAYYEWRNWRSENPGAPVTDCFDWILDGNLDAYNETLASDAQIEIDLANPDDAFLSDQFDMFTLDTTIIATGLGQLMDEGKIDEDVKPFIYVAIKRQRNPKAGHYDSTTLDAIARVVGES, encoded by the coding sequence ATGACTGAACACGACCCATTCAACGAACCGGAGACCGCCCATCCTCGCGCACGCGAACTGATGCGTGAGCCATTGTTCTGGGACTGCGTTGACGAGGGTGCACCGTTTGGGAGCGACGAGGGCAGCGACGCTTACTATGAATGGCGGAATTGGCGATCCGAGAATCCGGGTGCTCCTGTTACCGACTGCTTCGATTGGATTCTCGATGGGAATCTCGATGCCTACAATGAAACGCTGGCATCGGACGCGCAGATCGAGATTGACTTGGCTAATCCGGATGATGCGTTTCTCAGCGACCAATTCGATATGTTCACATTGGACACGACAATCATCGCAACCGGGCTTGGACAATTGATGGACGAGGGAAAGATCGACGAGGACGTAAAACCATTCATTTACGTGGCCATTAAACGGCAACGTAATCCTAAGGCTGGACACTACGATTCAACAACGCTTGATGCCATTGCTCGCGTGGTGGGCGAATCATGA
- a CDS encoding family 16 glycosylhydrolase, which translates to MIKHLCTVLCFVLAQGNPLAAQEHPFSDPTNDGEWVLNTSVSDEFDGSVLNLDKWDNLGLNGNYYGEWKGRAPSQYDSANVFVGGGHLTLTSRWDPDFQFSKTAGSNGFKYGQPAPVTTACVVSKARFKYGYMEMRCKAADGPISSSFWTTGHGGEIDVFEHFGEKPNDAFSSKRFHTSFHDWRKGSLTFGKRIWTNDHQLDFRVADDFHIYGLHWAEDFVKIYVDGILVNCVTKDEMGDNWVATDEQKVWIDSETFDWEVRPEFLKASDFGDGQQFVIDYCRIWQSSKALRWVLRPNLISNPGFEEGLIGWQGSAVAGEDVRSGRGSAVMESSGTIHQTVPVKPNTTYILSGWVSSPKTNGKDLWYNAYLGVRSYGGEETKARFFFPYFHQKSLQFRTGPEASKAIIFFTNNPQDQKAFIDDISLVEAEQP; encoded by the coding sequence ATGATTAAACACCTTTGCACCGTTCTCTGCTTTGTGTTGGCGCAAGGAAATCCGTTGGCTGCACAAGAGCATCCTTTTTCCGATCCGACTAACGATGGCGAATGGGTGCTGAATACATCTGTCAGCGATGAGTTCGATGGGAGTGTTCTAAATCTCGACAAGTGGGACAATCTTGGGCTCAACGGAAATTATTACGGCGAGTGGAAAGGCAGAGCTCCTTCTCAATACGATTCCGCAAACGTCTTCGTCGGCGGTGGACATTTGACATTGACCTCAAGATGGGACCCTGACTTTCAGTTTTCAAAGACGGCTGGGAGCAATGGGTTCAAATATGGCCAGCCTGCACCGGTGACCACAGCCTGCGTCGTAAGCAAGGCCAGGTTTAAATACGGGTACATGGAAATGAGATGCAAAGCGGCTGACGGACCAATTTCAAGTTCGTTCTGGACGACTGGCCATGGTGGTGAAATCGATGTGTTTGAGCACTTTGGGGAGAAGCCCAACGACGCTTTTTCATCCAAACGTTTTCACACGTCGTTCCATGACTGGCGAAAAGGGTCTTTGACATTTGGTAAGCGAATTTGGACGAACGATCATCAGCTCGACTTCCGGGTCGCTGATGATTTTCATATCTATGGTCTCCATTGGGCCGAAGATTTCGTCAAAATATACGTGGATGGTATCTTAGTAAATTGTGTAACCAAAGATGAAATGGGGGACAATTGGGTTGCCACAGATGAACAAAAAGTTTGGATAGATTCGGAAACGTTCGATTGGGAGGTAAGGCCCGAATTTTTGAAAGCAAGTGATTTTGGCGATGGCCAACAGTTTGTAATTGACTACTGCCGGATCTGGCAGAGCAGCAAGGCGCTAAGGTGGGTATTGCGACCCAACCTCATTAGCAATCCTGGATTTGAAGAGGGTTTGATTGGGTGGCAAGGATCAGCGGTGGCTGGCGAAGACGTACGTTCAGGGCGTGGTTCCGCAGTCATGGAATCGAGTGGGACGATCCACCAGACGGTGCCCGTAAAACCAAATACAACCTATATACTTTCGGGTTGGGTAAGTTCGCCAAAAACAAATGGAAAAGACTTGTGGTACAACGCTTACTTAGGGGTTCGAAGTTATGGAGGCGAAGAAACCAAGGCAAGATTCTTCTTCCCGTATTTTCATCAAAAGAGCCTTCAATTCCGAACAGGCCCAGAGGCATCAAAGGCAATCATATTTTTTACGAACAATCCTCAAGATCAAAAGGCTTTCATCGACGACATCTCGTTAGTAGAGGCCGAACAGCCATGA
- a CDS encoding DUF1559 domain-containing protein, with protein MPCPASLAPHRRIYISTMPRRLRGSSVSDGAMMHRAFTLVELLVVIAIIAILVGLLLPAVQAAREAARKVQCTNNLKNIGLALHNYESVYRTLPWGAKGGWGPSWTTDILAFLEQRELADIVPYGERGGATGGLPESVRFRQLATAPVMVFRCPSQIGPVALSQPGDKITGRVRNTYLGNGGSDVNWNEHSMFDYIGFDRGNGVFLATDFCHITSGGDVCDNRPDRKPINFAAILDGLSNTVMVGETKYIDHEECGVCDHFMLYHEDFDAQNGQDFSEALCSLHFGFNLRDVPKDNLQMSLGSYHPGGTHLLMCDGSVRFTTDSLNEEVRHAIGSRDNKEVFDAGEF; from the coding sequence ATGCCCTGCCCTGCCTCGCTCGCCCCCCACCGCCGGATTTACATTTCCACGATGCCGCGTCGTCTTCGCGGATCATCGGTGAGTGATGGCGCGATGATGCATCGAGCGTTCACGCTGGTCGAGCTGCTCGTCGTCATCGCGATCATCGCGATTCTGGTCGGGCTGCTGCTGCCCGCCGTTCAGGCTGCTCGTGAGGCGGCTCGCAAGGTTCAGTGCACCAACAACCTCAAAAATATCGGGCTGGCACTGCACAATTACGAATCGGTCTACCGCACGTTGCCTTGGGGCGCAAAAGGCGGCTGGGGCCCAAGCTGGACAACAGACATCCTCGCGTTTCTGGAACAGCGCGAACTCGCCGACATCGTCCCCTACGGTGAACGCGGTGGCGCAACCGGCGGCTTGCCCGAAAGTGTCCGGTTCAGGCAACTCGCGACAGCCCCCGTCATGGTCTTTCGTTGCCCGTCCCAGATCGGACCGGTCGCACTTAGCCAACCCGGAGACAAAATCACCGGCCGAGTGCGAAACACTTACCTCGGCAACGGCGGCAGCGATGTCAATTGGAATGAACATTCGATGTTCGACTACATCGGATTCGATCGTGGCAACGGCGTCTTCTTAGCGACGGACTTTTGCCACATCACTTCAGGTGGCGATGTTTGCGACAACCGCCCCGATCGCAAACCCATCAATTTCGCCGCGATTCTGGACGGACTCAGCAACACCGTGATGGTCGGTGAAACGAAGTACATCGACCACGAAGAGTGCGGCGTGTGTGATCACTTCATGCTCTACCATGAAGACTTCGACGCACAGAATGGCCAAGACTTCTCAGAAGCCCTCTGTTCGCTTCACTTCGGTTTCAACCTTCGAGACGTCCCGAAAGACAACTTGCAAATGTCGTTGGGAAGCTACCATCCCGGCGGAACGCATCTGCTGATGTGCGACGGCTCGGTTCGATTCACAACCGATTCGCTCAACGAAGAAGTCCGCCACGCGATCGGCAGTCGCGACAACAAAGAAGTGTTCGACGCCGGCGAATTCTAA
- a CDS encoding cytochrome-c peroxidase, with the protein MCLLLAVCWSGWLLTCGAVGLAAEPLASKSNVAGQGGAAETRALNLPDKPFNYSDIDWPEHFQSAVERFDNTPPDNPLTDHGATLGRVLFYDKSLSANGTVSCASCHKQELSFTDDEPLSVGFDGKKVARNSMSLVNARFYQRGRFFWDERARTLEQQVLMPIENPIEMGHDLDKLIPQLASDPIYPPLFINAFGSSDVTVDRVAKALAQFVRSIVSFQSKYDIGLAKSGSYRRPFPNFTEQENLGKDVFLRRANCASCHMSNALPFNPHRPDEPYDSSKRPPRQTAFFTMTTPAVNGVDADTDEVDLGVGAISSAEMDRGRFKSPSLRNVELTGPFMHDGRFHTLDQVVEHYNWSIKPHPNLDGRLKNFSANGMGLPEVPKVALVAFLKTLTDRTILTDEKWSDPFVRTGSDDPPGHSATAE; encoded by the coding sequence GTGTGCTTGCTTCTCGCTGTTTGTTGGTCGGGTTGGTTGCTCACATGCGGCGCGGTTGGTCTCGCGGCGGAGCCGCTCGCGAGCAAGTCGAATGTGGCGGGGCAGGGCGGTGCAGCAGAAACGCGTGCGCTGAATCTGCCGGACAAGCCGTTTAACTACAGCGACATTGATTGGCCGGAACACTTTCAGTCCGCAGTGGAACGCTTTGACAACACTCCGCCGGACAATCCGCTGACCGATCATGGTGCGACGCTTGGACGCGTGTTGTTCTACGACAAATCGCTATCGGCCAACGGAACGGTTTCGTGTGCCTCCTGTCACAAGCAAGAATTGTCATTCACCGATGACGAACCGCTGAGCGTTGGCTTTGACGGGAAGAAGGTTGCTCGCAATTCGATGAGTCTCGTGAACGCTCGTTTCTATCAACGAGGTCGCTTCTTTTGGGACGAGCGTGCTCGCACGTTGGAACAACAAGTCTTGATGCCGATCGAAAACCCGATCGAGATGGGGCATGATCTGGACAAGTTGATTCCACAGTTAGCGTCGGACCCAATCTACCCGCCTCTGTTCATCAACGCGTTTGGGTCGTCGGATGTCACGGTCGATCGAGTCGCCAAAGCGTTGGCACAATTTGTTCGCTCGATCGTTTCCTTTCAATCGAAGTATGACATTGGTTTGGCGAAATCCGGTTCATATCGCAGACCGTTCCCAAACTTCACCGAACAAGAGAACTTGGGAAAGGACGTTTTCCTTCGTCGAGCCAATTGTGCGTCTTGTCACATGAGCAACGCGTTGCCTTTCAACCCCCATCGTCCTGACGAACCGTACGATTCGTCGAAGCGACCGCCTCGACAAACAGCGTTCTTCACCATGACGACTCCAGCCGTCAACGGCGTCGATGCGGACACGGACGAGGTTGACTTGGGTGTGGGTGCGATCAGCAGTGCCGAAATGGATCGCGGGCGCTTCAAGTCTCCGTCGCTTCGCAACGTTGAACTGACCGGACCGTTCATGCACGACGGACGATTCCATACGCTGGACCAAGTCGTCGAGCATTACAACTGGAGCATCAAGCCGCACCCGAACTTGGACGGACGACTGAAGAACTTTTCCGCCAATGGGATGGGGTTGCCCGAAGTGCCCAAGGTGGCTCTGGTCGCGTTCCTGAAAACGCTGACCGATCGCACGATTCTGACGGACGAAAAGTGGAGCGATCCATTCGTGCGGACTGGCTCGGACGATCCTCCGGGGCATTCCGCGACGGCCGAATAG
- a CDS encoding IS91 family transposase — protein MPTVAEALRQFAPAYLQQHADSISVAEDKVLGAITRCRTGALGGVHYQCGGCGSDHWVGRSCGNRHCPNCGHQRTQAWIETQAAKLMPVHHFLVTFTVPREVGLVLRVHQRDGYRCLFDASSQSIRDVGSATKSLKGCQLGFFGVLHTWGRDPAVYHPHVHYVVPGGGVKLDELGHALSWQSTPKNFLFHHGTLIRTYKAKLAEELRAAGLYAQIDREAWSKDFVVDIQPVGHGVPTLKYLAPYVHRVAINDSRIMDVNSETVTYQIRRKGNVMQSKTVAGDDFVGNFLQHVLPTNFMKIRHYGWMSGNSKVKVEEVKWMVWLMLGWTFWLGSGYAPQDEPLTVPMKCRLCGGVMRVIEVSYTSLSSQGIRPEHGLTYYDSG, from the coding sequence ATGCCCACGGTTGCGGAGGCTCTTCGCCAATTCGCACCGGCATACCTGCAGCAACACGCCGATTCGATCTCGGTCGCCGAAGACAAAGTTCTTGGCGCGATCACTCGTTGTCGCACCGGTGCGCTCGGTGGTGTTCACTACCAGTGCGGCGGTTGCGGAAGCGATCACTGGGTCGGACGTTCGTGTGGCAATCGGCACTGCCCAAACTGCGGTCACCAGCGGACGCAGGCGTGGATTGAAACGCAGGCTGCCAAGCTGATGCCGGTTCATCACTTCTTGGTCACTTTCACGGTGCCCCGGGAGGTTGGCTTGGTGCTGCGCGTTCACCAACGTGACGGTTACCGATGCTTGTTCGATGCGAGCAGTCAGAGCATTCGCGATGTGGGATCGGCAACCAAGAGCCTGAAAGGATGCCAACTTGGATTCTTCGGCGTGCTTCATACCTGGGGTCGCGATCCGGCCGTCTATCATCCGCACGTTCACTATGTCGTTCCTGGCGGCGGAGTGAAACTGGATGAGCTTGGCCACGCCCTGTCATGGCAGAGCACACCGAAGAACTTCTTGTTCCATCACGGCACGTTGATCCGCACCTATAAGGCGAAGCTTGCCGAAGAGCTTCGAGCGGCAGGTCTTTATGCCCAAATCGATCGTGAAGCTTGGTCGAAAGACTTCGTTGTCGACATCCAGCCGGTTGGGCACGGCGTTCCGACGCTGAAGTACTTGGCACCGTACGTTCATCGAGTCGCGATCAACGACAGTCGCATCATGGATGTCAATTCGGAAACGGTGACGTACCAAATCCGTCGCAAAGGGAACGTGATGCAGAGCAAGACCGTTGCCGGCGACGACTTCGTGGGCAACTTCTTGCAGCACGTGCTGCCAACGAACTTCATGAAGATCCGCCACTACGGTTGGATGAGCGGGAACAGCAAGGTGAAGGTCGAGGAGGTGAAGTGGATGGTCTGGCTGATGCTTGGCTGGACGTTCTGGCTGGGCAGCGGCTACGCGCCACAGGATGAACCACTGACCGTGCCGATGAAGTGTCGCCTGTGCGGCGGTGTGATGCGAGTGATCGAGGTCAGCTACACCTCGTTGTCGTCGCAGGGCATCCGCCCCGAGCACGGGCTGACTTACTACGACAGTGGTTAA